One region of Mycobacterium riyadhense genomic DNA includes:
- a CDS encoding Ms4527A family Cys-rich leader peptide: MTAAKPSLGVALVARRHIDLKRVCSCSCLP; encoded by the coding sequence GTGACCGCCGCCAAACCGAGCCTGGGTGTAGCGCTAGTAGCGCGGCGGCACATCGACCTCAAGCGTGTCTGCAGCTGTAGCTGTCTGCCTTGA
- a CDS encoding nitrite/sulfite reductase: MTTARPAKAPRNEGQWALGNREPLNANEEMKKAGNPLDVRERIENIYAKGGFDSIDKVDLRGRFRWWGLYTQREQGYDGSWTGDENIDKLEAKYFMMRVRCDGGAISAAALRTLGQISTEFARDTADISDRENLQYHWIEVENVPEIWRRLDEVGLQTTEACGDCPRVVLGSPLAGESLDEVLDPTWAIEEIVRRYIGKPDFADLPRKYKTAISGLQDVAHEINDVAFIGVNHPDHGPGLDLWVGGGLSTNPMLAQRLGAWVPLDEVPEVWAAVTSIFRDYGYRRLRSKARLKFLVKDWGVAKFREVLETEYLKRPLIDGPAPEPIKHPIDHVGVQRLKNGRNAVGAAPIAGRVSGTILTAVAELAERAGSDRIRFTPYQKLVILDIPDALLDETIAGLEKLGLQTRPSHWRRNLMACSGIEFCKLSFAETRVRAQSLAPELERRLEDINSALDVPITVNINGCPNSCARIQIADIGFKGQMVDDGHGGSVEGFQVHLGGSLGLDSGFGRKLRQHKVTSDELGDYIERVTRNFIKHRNDGERFAQWAIRADEDDLR, from the coding sequence ATGACCACGGCACGTCCCGCCAAGGCCCCCCGCAATGAGGGCCAGTGGGCGCTGGGCAATCGCGAGCCGCTCAACGCCAATGAAGAGATGAAGAAGGCCGGCAACCCGCTCGACGTCCGGGAACGCATAGAGAACATCTACGCCAAGGGCGGTTTCGACAGTATCGACAAGGTCGATCTGCGCGGGCGCTTCCGCTGGTGGGGGCTTTACACCCAGCGCGAGCAGGGCTACGACGGCTCGTGGACGGGCGACGAGAACATCGACAAGCTCGAGGCCAAATACTTCATGATGCGGGTGCGCTGCGACGGCGGCGCGATCTCGGCAGCGGCGTTGCGCACGCTGGGCCAGATCTCGACCGAGTTCGCCAGAGACACCGCTGACATCTCCGATCGGGAGAATCTGCAATACCACTGGATCGAGGTGGAGAACGTCCCCGAGATCTGGCGCCGGCTCGACGAAGTTGGCCTGCAGACCACCGAGGCATGCGGCGACTGCCCTCGTGTGGTGCTGGGTTCGCCACTGGCCGGTGAGTCGCTCGACGAGGTGCTCGATCCAACCTGGGCGATCGAGGAGATCGTGCGCCGCTACATCGGCAAGCCCGACTTCGCCGACCTGCCGCGCAAGTACAAGACCGCCATCTCGGGTCTGCAGGACGTCGCACACGAGATCAACGACGTCGCGTTTATCGGCGTCAACCACCCCGATCACGGGCCCGGCCTGGACCTGTGGGTCGGCGGCGGCCTGTCGACCAACCCGATGCTGGCCCAGCGCCTCGGCGCCTGGGTTCCGCTGGATGAAGTGCCCGAGGTGTGGGCGGCCGTGACCTCGATCTTCCGCGACTACGGCTATCGGCGGCTGCGGTCCAAGGCACGGTTGAAGTTCCTGGTCAAAGACTGGGGCGTCGCGAAGTTCCGCGAAGTCCTCGAAACCGAATACCTCAAACGTCCGCTGATTGACGGTCCAGCCCCCGAGCCGATCAAGCATCCGATCGACCACGTCGGCGTGCAGCGGCTCAAGAACGGGCGCAACGCGGTCGGCGCTGCCCCTATCGCCGGGCGGGTGTCCGGCACCATCCTGACGGCGGTGGCGGAGCTGGCCGAGCGGGCCGGTTCGGACCGGATCCGGTTCACCCCCTACCAAAAGCTGGTCATCCTCGACATTCCCGACGCCTTGCTCGACGAGACGATCGCCGGCCTGGAAAAGCTGGGTCTGCAAACACGTCCATCGCATTGGCGCCGGAACCTGATGGCGTGCAGCGGTATTGAGTTCTGCAAGCTGTCGTTTGCCGAAACCCGGGTCCGGGCGCAGTCTTTGGCGCCCGAGTTGGAGCGCCGGCTCGAGGACATCAACTCTGCGCTCGACGTGCCGATCACGGTCAATATCAACGGCTGCCCCAACTCGTGCGCGCGAATTCAGATCGCTGACATCGGGTTCAAGGGCCAGATGGTCGACGACGGGCATGGCGGCTCGGTAGAGGGCTTTCAGGTGCACTTGGGCGGTAGCCTCGGCCTGGATAGCGGATTCGGCCGCAAACTGCGCC